ATTGTATGTCTGAGGTGAAAATTAAcctaaaattaagttttaaagtaAATCTATTTGAAATTTTGCTTAAGTATTAACTAGGTAAGCCAtgcctgaattaaaaaaaaaaaaagtgtggccCCTTTTTGTATTTGAAATAGGATTCAGTATTTAATgttaacagtattttattttagtgaaatttgttttttggtcatGACAATTTATTAAACTGAATTAGACTTCTTCCAGTAGCCTGTTAGAGACAATCTCAAGAGCCGGAAAGTGTTGCTAAAATGGATATTGTACATTTCTGACTCACTAATGAGCTTATAAATTAATTCTGTCATAGTTCAAGACTTATTAATAGGATTCTCTTAGAGGGCATTTTTAAAGGAACTACTTTATTGGGAAAATGTTCTTTCAGTATCACTAATAGTTCATTGAATAATACAGTAGCTGAGAACTTGGACTATATTTTTACATCACACAGTTCAGCTCAGGCACATCTTCAGTTTGGATTATTGGCATTCTCTTATGCAGCTTTCTATCACTGTAGATATGTAATTACAGAAATAAGCAATTCTCATAACCATGCTCACTCAGACTGTGTCATTTGAAACTGCCAGTAGCTAGAGCTCTCAGAGCCAAAGTtaattcattttgtttccatttttgacagttttttttccagtgttcacaaaacataaaatttctaGCTTCACCCCAAAATGTCATGGTGGAAATTGCTGCATGATAATGTTCTACATTTAATCATGAAGAGGGAAAGGTTTTGgatatttggattttttcttatttaaaagaagtATTGAGTATATAAAGAATGTAGTTTCAAATCAATAAGTCATTAACAACACTATTACAGCTGCATACAGAGAGAACCTTTTGTGCCTTTTTGCCTGCAGTAagcattcatttctattttacatgAGCTGTAAGAATGTTGATGATTATTGCACCTTGTTCTTCTGTAAATAGACttgattaagatttttttttcctttttttaaagcaggGAGCAGTTTTTTTCGTTACTAGTAGATACCTTAGTAAACATGAGGGGAGGTATCAGATATGTGTCTTTGGAGCCCAGCCTTTTCCCTGTTTAGTGAGCAGGAAACTCCTTTGGAGTATAgtcatttgtgtgtatatgtgtacatatatgtataaatagttatttaaatatgtaaacataaaatTCAGCATCACATTGGTGTGATGACAAGAAGTAGTAAGGTGCTAGGTGGTTACATTAAAAGCACAGCAGAGTGTATAATCAGTCACTATGACTGGTGGTTTTTGTAAACTAGGTTCAGTTTTTGAACCACCCAGAATACCTCATGTGTAAATACAACGGTCATGActtaattgaaatacagttattGTAAAAAGAATGTGAAGCCACTGGTTGGCTGATGCCTTCTGATCTATcatccttgcctctttttttgtaaaggggttgtttttttgtttttgctttttaataggGTTTACAGCTAGAATTTTGAATGCCAAAgttctatttattaaataaaaaaagttttcaatGTTAATGGCTAAGTATTTTTCCACTGGACTATTGTTTGTTGATGTTGGAATTTGTAttaacagagaaataaatttttttataaaagatttaTGTCTACCAAGCGCctaatgttattataaaaatgtatttgaaatttcaGACTCTCCGAATTCTCAATAAGAATATGCTgacttgactttttaaagttttctttaaatatgcaAGAGAGAATCTTACTAGATCGGGGACACTTCTGCCTTCTAGGTCTATCTTACAGTTTCTTTTCAGTCATCAAAAAGCTTTTTCTCAGGGCCTTCCCCTGAAGGGCACTGAGATTTTCTGATGGCAGGTGCTGTAAATACAAGGGCATGTCTCTGCATTTCAGCTCATAGCACTGTGTCTGTACTTTGAATTTCTAAAACACTTATTTGAATCAagtcttctttctacttttccaacAGACAAATCagatttcagttttttatattGCTGAAAGCTTGGGCTGGCAagttaaatcttttttattttttcccttctaatcAGAGATTAAAACCTTAACTGAAACATATACAAATAAGACCTTGTTAAAAGGTTACTCTGCAGAGGCCTTGACATCTCAGCTTTGATGGCACCCTGGATCCTTGTTCTAAGTCATATGTGCCTTAATGTCTCTAGCTGGTTAATATTTGGATTAGCAGCATCTGTTTCTAGTCCAGCTAACTTGGCATTGCTATCAAGCGTTTTAAATGAGGCATCTAATTCAGTTAACAGGAAAAAGAATCATGCATTACAGACCCCTTAGGTTGCAAGCAAATGacttggaaataaaaatggaatggaTAAAATCCTAGAGTATTTCCAAGGTGATTAATGAAGAGGTTTCTCCTTTATAATGAAAGATATTATTTTGATCTGGTTTAAAAACAGTGTTTTGATGGAGTCAGCAGAGGACTTATGGGGTACATCCCCGTGATTTTGCCAGTAATTTGAGCTGCTCTTTATTCCAGCTTTCCCAACCAACTTGAGTCATTCTATGTAGAAATGCAGAGGACTCAGTTAAAACAAGGGGTAGAATATGCTGTTAGTGATGGTGCAAAATGGCAGCATGTGGCTCCAGTAGAGCAAACCGTTTACAAATGAATAGCACTCTAACATCATGTCAGTTAAGATGGTCTCCTTGATTTAGAGGAGATTCCAGTTTGAGGACTGAAATTGGGATAAAAGATTTCTTCAATGTTTAAATAACACTGCTGTCCCTGACAAATTCGGTGCgatcgcacacacacacaaaaaaactttccattttagCCAACCCGTTTTTACTTAAACACAGTCTTGCTTCACGATCTCTATTGATTCCCTTATAATAGAAGTTTTgattaaacatacacctaccctGTGACCCGGAAATTCCACTCTCGGTGTTTACTTGAGATAAATATAAACACTCATCTAAAAAGAGACTTTtaaatgaatgttcacagcagttttattcataataatcaaaaactggaaatagcaCAGTCATCTGTCAGTAAGAGTTCTCGGCCTAGAGTTGAAAAACAGCATTCTTTCACGACCTCAGGTTTTAATTGATTGTCGCTTATATGTCAATCCTTTGGGAAAATGGAGTAAAATTTAATAGACCACAAGGCAATGGAGCATCAGAGTTGGAAAACAGACCTCCTTTCTACCAGAGGCACTTTTGTTTACACTTCCCTCTGGAGCATTTTCCTTTGTTATGCTGCCACCTGTGTTCCATGAGTCTCCACACTTGATGTGAAGCACTTGGTTTTACCCTTCTTGAAACAAATTTTTTATACCATTGTTTGGGTGCTGGTCACTCACCAGACTTTGAGCTCTTTTAGAGCAGGCACTCTGTCTTACTAAACTTTGTGTTTAATGAGCAAGGAGGAAATACTAACTCCAGAGATGTGCAAATACCTGTCCTTAGCCCCAGGAAGGAAGAACGatttccaagaagaaaagaagtgatCTTTAAAGCATAATTCATCCTAGGAGGGTGTGGTGCTTTTAATGGGACAGGTAAAGTGATAATAAACCCTACTTAGGCAAGTTCCATTTTCCTCCATCTCTTGGACCTCTTGCTAATCTCTCCTGTGACTGTCCTCTTTCTGCCCTCTGAGGCAGAAAGCCTGCCCTGCAGGCTCCAGGATTGGACACAATTATTTCCCAACCCCAGTGTTCTGGAGCATAGCAATCTCATCGGGCTTTAGGCCAGCTGTGTAGGTTTTGTAAGGGCAAATCCAAGGTCTTAGAAGAGGAACAAAATGTCAACTTGAACGATGAATGCAGTTTCATCTCtctagatatatgtatacatatatatatatatatgcacaaatcTGGAGAATAATCATTGAAACAGAAATAGTACAGCTGGCATCCCTTCTAAACAAGGAAGCAAGGtagtttaatttacattttttatcccTACACTGATATTTGGTCATAAACCAAGCGGTTAAAGTTGTGTAGTGGCCTGTGATGACTAAAAACAATACACAGAAAGTGTGTTTtctatatcatcatcatcattatcatcaaccAACATTTGAGCATAAACCAAGTACAAGAGCCTTGCATAAATTATCCCATTTATTCCTCTGTATAATCGTCTAtgaagtaggtgctattattattcctatttcacgTGAAAagattgaggcacagagaggtttactATCTTGACCAAGTTGGAATAGCTTGTAAGAACCAGGCCTCTTAGGCTCCAAAGCTTGACTGAACCACTCACTAGAGTTCCTCCTGTCTCAGTTTTGTGCTCAAAATTAAACTCCTCCTCTTTCCCGAACCTGCTCCCTCATTAGGCTTCTCCAATTCTGTGCATTGCACCTTCATTCCAGGAATCCTTTCTGGATCTTTCTTTCCCCTACATCCCCATTTATATTAGTTTATAACAACACAATTTGTTACCTTACATTCTAGAGATCAGAAGTGCAAAATGGGTCTTACTGAATTCAAAAGGTGTTGACAggactgtgttttctttctggaggctctaagagaagatctgtttccttgctctttccagcttctggagttTAACACATTCCTTGACTCTTGGCCCCATTctctcttcaaagccagcaatgcaGACCCTAATCCGTCTCACATTGCCACCTCTTTGGTtcttttctgcctccctctttgcCTTTTAGGAACCCCATGTAATCACATTGGGCCCATCCAGATAATGTGAtattctccctattttaaggttgGCTGGTTAGCAATCTCAGTTCCTCTTTGCCATGTAATCTAATATATTCAGAGGTCCCAAGGGTTATGATGTAGTCATCTTTGGGGGACTGTTCTACTTTCCATACTATCTCATAAATGAATCAGTTGTCAAATCTTGCAGATTCTGTCTTCTTTGATTCTTTCACATTTGTCTTGGGTattttgtttccagttctttTGTTCCATCTAATTGAGGCCCAAACTACTGTAAAACAGATGTCAGATActtgagcttaaaaaaaaaaaattaaattggagcCTCCAAAGTCAGCTTTAAAACTATATCATTAATGATTCATGATTCAGGTATTTGCTTCACTCAAGAAAAGACATGTAAGACTCCTGATTCaacttctcaaaagaaaaaaaaaatgctttttttctgagaatttctGAATCTTTATAGCATCATTATTTGTTAATGTCTTATAGAATGTGCCAAAATCTGGACGTCTGATTCTTTCTGATGATTAGTTTTAGGGTAAACATTTTTGGCGAAAATGCTACATGAGTAATGTGTGTTTCTCATTCATCGCATTTGGAAGTTTATGATAATGGTTTGTACCATTATTAGTGATGCTGAATTAGATCATGCGGTTGTGCTAAATGATCCCCTTTAACATTAATTGTCAAACGAAGGACAGATGACAAAGCCTTGGTCCATATAAGGTAGAGGGTTGGAACTAAGTAAGACCTTTACATAAAGCCAGGATCTCCAAAAGATCACATATTcaatgaaaggaagaaatgaggaaaatatgcCCTCTAGTAAAAGGAAATTTAGTTTTCAAGGACTCAGCTGAGGGGGATAAAAAATGTCCCCTTGAGAATTTGCAACCATAACGCTACCTTCATGTGGAATGAGGTTTGAATTTATGCTACATTTGCGAGCCAAAAAATCCTAAGGCTAGAAGTTAAAGAGTTCTGGGTTAGCAGCTCCTTGGAAtcctgggaaaaacaaaacaaaacatatcttCCCTGGAGGGAAGCATTTTGAATTGAGTCCTCACGGAAGTCGCATGGATTTGTCCCTGTGAACATCAGctcaaaatctaaaattttaaaacataaggaaaaaataaagtctgcAAGCCAACAAATAACAGAGTTAGGCCCTAAATGTGTCAGATAATGAAATTATCAGATGTATATTATAATATAGAAATTACtatgtaattaaatttatataaaatttaaaactatgcaGAAGTTATGTACGAGATGGTGACTAGAAGAGGCACAAAGGAACTTCTGGGGTTCTGGGCATATTCCATTTACATATTGATCTGGGTGATGTTTACACAGATGTTTTCACtttatgaaaattcatcaagctgtacctTTATAATTTATGCACTTTTCTATAGGTATGTATAATTCAATTAAAAGTTTacactaagaaaataaacaaggaactttgggagaaaaatagaatttttagaagtgaaaaatataatttaaattttaaaattaaatggagCAATTAAGTAGCATATTAGGTACAAACAAAGAATTCATGAAGATAGTCAAGAAGAAGTCACCCAGATAAGAAGGTTCAGAAACACGAAGGATATAATGAGACAGtctaatacaaaattttaattggAGTTTTCAAAAGGAGAGATTTGAGAAAAGGGGGActaggaaatatttaaagagatcaTATTTATTTAACAGGATTGGTGAATTTTTaaggacagagaaaaacattaatttagaGAGTCATGAAATTCAATTAAACTGaaaccagaaaaatgaaaaagaaattctacCTGGATACATTGTAGAAAAACTCAGaatcttaaatttaaaaggaaggtTTTTAAAAGAGGTAGAGAATAAAAGGTAGAATAACTTCAAAGAAGCAATTAGACCAGCAGAATTCTCATAAGCAATAACAAAACACAGAAGACAGTAGAATATCTTCCAAAGACTGAAACAAAATAGCTGTCATCATAATCATATAAATTATTCACAAGTAAGACCAAAGTAAAgacatttttcataaaaacaaaacttggaAAGAGTTTCAAATCAATAGACCTTAATAAAAGAATTCCCAGAGGGTAAATTTCAGGAAGAAACATTAAATTCAGAAAGGAGGATAGAGAAGTAAGAAGGAACAGTGAACAAAAAGCTGGTATACAAAAAACactgtataaaacaataaaagaaatatttactttttggcctttattatgttgaggcagtttccttctattcatagtttgttgaaggtttttatcatgaaagggtgttgaattttgtcaaatgctttttctgcatcagttcaTATGGTCACATGGaatttttcctttgctctgttaatatagtgtattacattgatttttgtatgttgaactgTTCTTGctttccaggaataaatcccacttagttgTGATGTATAATGGTTTTAATATGCTGGTGAATTAAGTtgactagtattttgttgtggccccatctttgttttttagttaaaTTTACTGTGATGCACCTAGGAGtgcttttgtttatattttccctgCTTAGGTTTGACAGGGCTCTTTGAATCTGTGAATTGATGTTTTTCATGACTTTCAGAAAATTCTcagtcatattctttttttttttttttttttgggggggtggcaTATATTGCCACCCTTCAatgtatatacaattttatttcttaggaTAGATTCCCAGAAAGGGAATCAGAGTGTGAAAGGGGAGGTGATTTTTAAAGCCTTTGACATAAAGAAAGCAGTATTTCAAACCAAAGAATGTGCTatttaacaattttcttttttatttgagaaGGTCCTTTACTTGCCGTAGTGCCTTCTTATAATTAGAGGATGAAGGCACTTGGACTCTCTTCTGCTCTGGAGACAGGAGGTCTCATAATCAGATTTACTGGTTTCCTAGAGACAGCCTTGAGAACACATTTTTCCAATACCTTTGGTGACCGCGGATTTATCTCACATGAATTCAGCGTGTGCAAACctcattttactttcaacctcTCCCCACATGCTAAGAAAGATCTAAAATGCTTCCAATTTGCCTTGGCTTGTGGTGAAAGTCCTAATGAACTGTGAACTACTAATCGGGCCTTGGGGATTTAGGAATGGAGTCAGAACTAAATCCCAGGTCACGCGTTTTCAGCAGGGCGACCCCCTCGACTACCCTCCCCTTCTAGCTTCTATGAAGTTAAGCGCCTGGAGGTAGGAGGAGAGGGGCGGGACTCCATGTTTCCTAGCAACCGCGCGCCGTCCCCTGATTGGCTGGTCGCCGCGCGGCCGCCATTTTCAAACCCCGGAAGATGGCAatggcggcggcggtggcggcgacGACCACCTGACAGAAACCCTTCTCCGGGCCGAAGGGGCCGGGCGCCGCGCGGCTCCCGGCGGGCCTCCCGGGCACCCGGCCACCGCGCCGCCCCCTCCACGCTATGGAGTCCGAGCTGGCAGCCCAGGAGCAGAGCCGGCCACGGAGGCGAAGCCGCCGGGCCTCGGGACTCAGCGCGGGCGGCGCCGCAGAGCCTTCGGCCGACACCCCCGGGCCGGGGCCAGACGGCAGGTGAGCGCTGGGGGCGGCGGCGCCTGGGGACCCCTAGCGTCGGGTccgaggctggggagggggtgggaggaggggaggggcaggggagggccgGGCTGCCtactctcctcccccttctccctcctcccccttctcccccactctttttccttctccttcccacctcctttttcttctccccgtttttttctttcctcctcctcttccccctcctctctccctcttccttctcccccttcttttctttcctcctcctcttccccctcctctcaccctcctACTCCTCTCAGCCATATTCTTTTGCATATCATTTTTgtcctgctttctcttttttttccccacatctgtACCTCCAGTTATGTGTATCTTCTCTTTTATCCACTATGTGTCTTATGTTCTTTActcttttgttcctcttttcttcattctgAATATTCTCTTCTGATATATCTTCTAATTTACTATTTCTCCTTTTTGCTATATTTAGTTATCTGTGAAATCCAACCATTGCATTCTCAATATCAGGTGTtgtgtttttcagttctaaaatttcgaTTTGGTTCTTCCTtagaattttcagttttctgtcaACATTATCAATTTTGTCATTAATTTCTTGAGCTCATtaagcataaatattttaaagcccaTTATCTGTATCCCCAGTTGGTTTGTTTCTACTGTCTGTTGTTtcactttctccaaagaagatatacagattgccaacaaacacatgaaaggatgctcagcatcattaatcattagagaaatgcaaatcaaaactacaatgagatatcatctcgcaccggtcagaatggccatcatcaaaaaatctaaaaacaataaatgctggagagggtgtggagaaaagggaaccctcttgcactgctggtgggaatgtaaattgatacagctgctatggagaacagtatggaggttccttaaaaaactacaaatagaactaccatacgacccNNNNNNNNNNNNNNNNNNNNNNNNNNNNNNNNNNNNNNNNNNNNNNNNNNNNNNNNNNNNNNNNNNNNNNNNNNNNNNNNNNNNNNNNNNNNNNNNNNNNNNNNNNNNNNNNNNNNNNNNNNNNNNNNNNNNNNNNNNNNNNNNNNNNNNNNNNNNNNNNNNNNNNNNNNNNNNNNNNNNNNNNNNNNNNNNNNNNNNNNNNNNNNNNNNNNNNNNNNNNNNNNNNNNNNNNNNNNNNNNNNNNNNNNNNNNNNNNNNNNNNNNNNNNNNNNNNNNNNNNNNNNNNNNNNNNNNNNNNNNNNNNNNNNNNNNNNNNNNNNNNNNNNNNNNNNNNNNNNNNNNNNNNNNNNNNNNNNNNgatagggagggtgggagggagggagacgcaagagggaagagatatgggaacatatgtatatgtataactgattcactttgttgtaaagcagaaactggcacaccattgtgaagcaattatactccaataaagatgtttaaaataaataaataaataaaataaagtcttttttcctCATATACCTgatcatttttttattgagagctgaatattttatatgaaaatatttgaggCTCTAGATAATGTTATATTACTCCAGATAGGATTTAAATTTGCTTCTGGTAGGGCTGGGGCACTAATCACCCTAGTCAACTCAGGGCTTCAGTTGATTTAGAACAAGAGTTTGAGCCCTTGGGAGAGCCCCTCTACATCTGGCTCACCTAGCAGAATCCCAACCCAAAGTCAAGGGCACTTGCCAGGGCTTCCCTTCCTAAGAGAGCTATGGATTCCAATTTTTACCTCCTAGTCCAGGGATTAGGTGAGCAATGACCTACAGACCAAATCTAGCCTACCACttggtttttgtaaataaagttttattggaaaacagtcatgcccattcatttatctattgcCTAAGGCTACTTTTGTGCTAAAATGGCAGAACTGAATAGTTGTTAGAGACTATATGACCCTCAAAgccaaaattatttattatttgcaaaaTTTTGCTGACCCATGTCCTGGGTCCCTAAGTATAAGGAAAGCTCTGTCCAGCTTCTCTGCCTCTGAGCTATCTCTTGCAGAAATGGCAGATATCCCTAAAGGAAAAATAgcccctttttgtttctttcttgtacTGGATCTTGATCCTGTAATATTTTTTACTGCACCATTAGCTCTCTGATGTCTTCAAGTAGATTATTTTTCCAGCATTTTCTAGTTGTTCTCTGTGGGAGGGTTCATCTGAATTTCTTAGTTTGCCTTTATTGGAAGCAGAAATCTTTATAAGACAGTTTTTATTAGACATTTTAACCACcagtttttaaacaaattcagTTTGACAATGGGTACTCCACCATCCCCTCTTGTTGGTTAAAATATTGTTTGCCAGGGATATTGTCCTTTATTACTTTTGATCTCTTCTAGTTGCTTGCTCTAGTGATGTAGGGTGCAGTTATTCTAGAGTTAGTTCTTATACTAAGAACTGCTATCACTACAcaaaaattccttccttcctagattatttcaataatatatttatttcactaagTTCCTTTCCCTTTTAACCTATCCTGCATATCTGCTTCTGAATAATCTTCAAAATGACAGTCCTAATCAGGCTCTCAAAACCTTCAATGATTCCCATTGTCTAAAGAAATCCTTAACTTGACATTcatgttgtgttttgttttttttttctcatcctgtttttcaagtttttccctttcactagTCTGGTCAAAATATTTTGGTTACATACACTGATCAAAGTGGACACTCAGCTCTGctaaaaaaataccaaattttaCTTAGTCAACTTAaagcttttttctcctttagaatGAACTTCTTCCCATTTCTACTTTTCAAAATTCAATTCAGATGGCATCATGTCTAACCATATCTTCCTTATCCTTTTATACCTCATAGTGGCTTGCACCTGGTGCTTATTCAATAAACATGTTTTTCACTGGAAATAAGATTTGGGTTCTGAAATATTTGCTTTGAGTAATTTCTCAATCAATATTTATGTTATAGAAACAAAGATAAGCTATTTTTCATTGgagtattgtcagtcttttattatttcttccataaGTGTTTGAATCATTAATAAAGTAATTGCTAAAATTAATGAAGTTATATCTAGCATTGGAGTGGCTAGATAATAATAATTGAGGGCTGTTAGATATGGTATTGACAGATTTCTTATAACTTTTAAACTGTTGATAACAGTTGAATAATTTTAATGcactaatttcctttttaattcaaGTAGCAAGGTAAACCATGTGACTAGTATCTaagaattctaatattttaaacatttagacCCCTTATTAGTTCTCCTAATCTTGAATCTATGGGTAATTTTATGAGAGCATTTTCAAGAATAGACTCAAGTTAGTTAATTTAAGAATCCAGAGGAAGATGTGTGGAAGGTTGGTTTGAAAGGAtatgggttttaaaatttttgagctAGACTAAAATGTCCAATTTTCTAATGTATGTAAAGTGGGGAAATCTTGTTAATCCTTTTCATAAATAACCTTTCTGTAGTATTTGAATCTGtgataaaaaaaatacttgtatttGTATCTTTCAACAATTGCCCTCAATAGCTCTAAGACGTGTTGGAAAGTGGCAAGTAGTAAACAGCAATAACCATAAGGTCAGAGCTAGAGGAGGTGCCTAGAGTAAACACTGTAGTGGAGAATGAAGGGTGGTGGAACAGAACACCGACGCTGATGAGAGCACCAAGAATTGGTAAGCTTGGTGTGATAGCAAGTGTTTTTATCTGGCTTTTGAGTTCAAAATGAAAGTGATAGTAACTTTTATGTGCAAAAAGTGTGGCCAAATGTGTAAAGATTTATGATTCGATGCTAATATTTTCCCATCAATGAATCTGGggcagaagcagaaaaaaaaaatgaatctgacTAAGAAAGAACGAAGTAAAATCCCTCTCTGGTGCTCAGGAAAGCCACATTATTGATAGATAGGAGGAATGCTTGCCTCTATTTTATGTGAATGAAGCGACGTAGGGGGGTTTGCTTATTCTGAAACATCTGCCAATATTTCACAACTAGTGATTCACACTTTTGTGTTAAACATTTTACTCAGcttgaatttctcttttaatagattttgtttttagagaaactttaggtttacagaaaaattgcactGAAAATATACCCACTCTCATTCCACTGCCGCACACAATTTTTCCTATTGTTAACGTCTTCCATTAGTGTGACACATTTCTTATAAGTGAccaaccaatattgatacattatttttaCTAAAGCCTATAGTTTATAATAGGGTTCACTGTTGTTTGAACAGTGCTATGCATTTTGGCGAATACATAGTGTCAGGTATACACCATTGCAATACAGTATTAAACAGAATAGTCTGATCACCTTAAAAATACTCTGTGCTCCActtattcctccctccccccaaactcctggcaaccactgatcttttttgcTGTCTCTATAGTAttaccttttccaaaatgtcatatagttgtgATTATATAGCATTGTAACCTTTTTAGATTGGCTTCAGCCACTTAGCAGTATGCATGTAAGATTCTTTCATacggcttgatagcttatttccaTGGCTTGAAGGGTTAGTTCTTCTTATCATtgaatattccactgtataggtATACCACAGTTCAtacattcacttactgaaggacacttggttgtttccagattttggcaattatgaataaagcttctgtaAACTTCTGCATGCTggttttttgtgtggacatgttttcaacgTTTtggaataaatacctaggagtgcaattgctgggttatatggtataTTTAGCTTTACAAAACACTGCCAAGCAGTCTTCCAAAATGACTTACcgttttgcattctcaccagcaatgaatgagacttCTTActgcatttggtgttgtcactgttttggactttattctaacaggtgtggAGTGGTGTCTCattagtgttttaatttgcatttccctgatgatagacaatgttgagcatcttttcatattattattagccatttctatgtcttctttggtgaagtgtctgttcagatcttttgcccattttttaaattgagttgtttggtttcttattgttgaattttaagagttctttgtaaattttggacagAAGTCCTTTATCAGGTGTGCGTTGGCTATGGTTTATATTTTCCAATCTGTGGCCCATAGTTCATTCTCTTAAAAGTGTCTTTctcaaaacagaaattttaacttttaacgAAGtccaacttttaaatgttttctttgatgGATTATGTTTTTGATAG
The genomic region above belongs to Physeter macrocephalus isolate SW-GA chromosome 10, ASM283717v5, whole genome shotgun sequence and contains:
- the LOC114486961 gene encoding neuroepithelial cell-transforming gene 1 protein-like isoform X2: MESELAAQEQSRPRRRSRRASGLSAGGAAEPSADTPGPGPDGRNVGNSWFEDHARYYQWIPTPTRVSLNQVPLPNMQQAKR
- the LOC114486961 gene encoding neuroepithelial cell-transforming gene 1 protein-like isoform X3, giving the protein MESELAAQEQSRPRRRSRRASGLSAGGAAEPSADTPGPGPDGRNVGNSWFEDHARYYQWIPTPTRDAEVHIDLQVGLSEG